In Calonectris borealis chromosome 8, bCalBor7.hap1.2, whole genome shotgun sequence, a single genomic region encodes these proteins:
- the LOC142085104 gene encoding flavin-containing monooxygenase 1-like isoform X1, translated as MSAFSDFPYPEDFPVFLPNAQLLEYLRHYAKRFSLREHIKFGTTVVSVRKRPDFATTGQWDVVTEADGKQTSDIFDAVMVCSGILSKPSLPLHCFPGIERFQGQYFHSRQYKHPDVFQGKRVLVVGMGNSGVDIAVEASRVAAKVTVCTSRGAWVLSRVFDHGYPWDMVFNTRLMSLIRNSLPGPLSWGLMNYRANQWFKHENYGLQPEKSCLVREPVLNDDLPSYILTGRITIKPGVKEFKDNSVIFHNCPEEEPIDIVVFCTGYDVSFPFLEEAVVKVENKHASLYKYVFPTHLQRPTLAVLGLIKPLGAIMPVTEMQARWVTRVFKGLCRLPPQSVMEKEVNEKKKNQVQRFGLSFDEVLKTDCLVYTDKLASFIGAKPSVLGLLCRDPRLALTVFFGPCTPYQYRLGGPGRWQGARQAILTQWDRTLKPTRTRVPASSSSPCPSLLTVVGFLLLLVALVFSFQ; from the exons ATGTCAGCGTTCTCTGACTTCCCCTACCCCGAGGACTTCCCGGTGTTCCTGCCCAATGCCCAGCTCCTGGAGTACCTCCGGCACTATGCCAAGCGCTTCAGCCTCCGGGAGCACATCAAGTTTGGG ACCACCGTCGTCAGCGTCAGGAAACGTCCTGACTTTGCCACCACGGGCCAGTGGGACGTGGTCACGGAGGCAGACGGGAAGCAGACATCGGACATCTTTGATGCTGTTATGGTTTGCAGCGGCATTTTGTCCAAGCCATCCCTCCCCCTGCACTGTTTTCCCG gcaTCGAGAGGTTTCAAGGCCAATACTTTCACAGCCGGCAGTACAAGCATCCTGACGTGTTTCAGGGGAAGCGCGTCCTCGTGGTTGGCATGGGCAATTCGGGAGTGGACATCGCGGTGGAGGCCAGCCGTGTAGCCGCAAAG GTGACCGTTTGCACCAGCCGAGGTGCCTGGGTGCTCAGCCGCGTGTTTGACCACGGCTACCCATGGGACATGGTTTTCAACACTCGCCTTATGAGCTTGATCAGAAACAGCCTCCCCGGACCCCTTTCATGGGGGTTAATGAACTACAGGGCAAACCAGTGGTTCAAGCATGAAAACTATGGCCTTCAACCAGAGAAGAG CTGCTTGGTGCGCGAGCCCGTGCTGAACGACGACCTTCCAAGTTACATCCTGACAGGGAGGATCACCATCAAGCCGGGCGTGAAGGAGTTCAAGGACAACTCGGTTATCTTCCACAACTGCCCTGAGGAGGAGCCCATCGATATTGTCGTCTTCTGCACGGGCTACGACGTCTCCTTCCCGTTCCTAGAAGAAGCAGTCGTCAAGGTGGAAAACAAGCATGCGTCCCTCTACAAATATGTGTTTCCAACCCACCTGCAGAGGCCCACCCTGGCCGTCCTTGGGCTGATCAAGCCGTTAGGAGCCATCATGCCCGTGACAGAGATGCAAGCACGCTGGGTGACCCGTGTCTTCAAAG GCTTGTGTCGGTTGCCGCCTCAGTCTGTCATGGAGAAGGAAGTAAACGAGAAGAAGAAAAACCAGGTGCAAAG GTTCGGTCTGTCCTTTGACGAAGTCCTCAAAACCGATTGCCTTGTCTACACGGACAAGCTCGCCTCCTTCATCGGCGCCAAGCCCAGCGTGctggggctgctctgcagagACCCCCGGCTGGCCCTCACCGTTTTCTTCGGCCCCTGCACCCCCTACCAGTACCGgctggggggccccgggcgcTGGCAGGGGGCACGCCAGGCCATCCTCACCCAGTGGGACCGGACCCTGAAGCCCACAAGAACACGAGTccctgccagctcctccagcccctgcccttctCTCCTGACTGTGGTGGGGTTTCTCCTGCTCCTGGTTGCCCTGGTTTTTAGTTTCCAGTAG
- the LOC142085104 gene encoding flavin-containing monooxygenase 1-like isoform X2, whose protein sequence is MRVAVVGAGVSGLTATKGCLEEGLQPTCFEQSQDIGGLWRYTTTVVSVRKRPDFATTGQWDVVTEADGKQTSDIFDAVMVCSGILSKPSLPLHCFPGIERFQGQYFHSRQYKHPDVFQGKRVLVVGMGNSGVDIAVEASRVAAKVTVCTSRGAWVLSRVFDHGYPWDMVFNTRLMSLIRNSLPGPLSWGLMNYRANQWFKHENYGLQPEKSCLVREPVLNDDLPSYILTGRITIKPGVKEFKDNSVIFHNCPEEEPIDIVVFCTGYDVSFPFLEEAVVKVENKHASLYKYVFPTHLQRPTLAVLGLIKPLGAIMPVTEMQARWVTRVFKGLCRLPPQSVMEKEVNEKKKNQVQRFGLSFDEVLKTDCLVYTDKLASFIGAKPSVLGLLCRDPRLALTVFFGPCTPYQYRLGGPGRWQGARQAILTQWDRTLKPTRTRVPASSSSPCPSLLTVVGFLLLLVALVFSFQ, encoded by the exons ATGAGAGTGGCGGTGGTGGGCGCGGGCGTCAGCGGGCTGACGGCCACCAAGGGCTGCCTGGAAGAGGGCCTGCAGCCCACCTGCTTCGAGCAGAGCCAGGACATCGGGGGGCTCTGGCGCTACACG ACCACCGTCGTCAGCGTCAGGAAACGTCCTGACTTTGCCACCACGGGCCAGTGGGACGTGGTCACGGAGGCAGACGGGAAGCAGACATCGGACATCTTTGATGCTGTTATGGTTTGCAGCGGCATTTTGTCCAAGCCATCCCTCCCCCTGCACTGTTTTCCCG gcaTCGAGAGGTTTCAAGGCCAATACTTTCACAGCCGGCAGTACAAGCATCCTGACGTGTTTCAGGGGAAGCGCGTCCTCGTGGTTGGCATGGGCAATTCGGGAGTGGACATCGCGGTGGAGGCCAGCCGTGTAGCCGCAAAG GTGACCGTTTGCACCAGCCGAGGTGCCTGGGTGCTCAGCCGCGTGTTTGACCACGGCTACCCATGGGACATGGTTTTCAACACTCGCCTTATGAGCTTGATCAGAAACAGCCTCCCCGGACCCCTTTCATGGGGGTTAATGAACTACAGGGCAAACCAGTGGTTCAAGCATGAAAACTATGGCCTTCAACCAGAGAAGAG CTGCTTGGTGCGCGAGCCCGTGCTGAACGACGACCTTCCAAGTTACATCCTGACAGGGAGGATCACCATCAAGCCGGGCGTGAAGGAGTTCAAGGACAACTCGGTTATCTTCCACAACTGCCCTGAGGAGGAGCCCATCGATATTGTCGTCTTCTGCACGGGCTACGACGTCTCCTTCCCGTTCCTAGAAGAAGCAGTCGTCAAGGTGGAAAACAAGCATGCGTCCCTCTACAAATATGTGTTTCCAACCCACCTGCAGAGGCCCACCCTGGCCGTCCTTGGGCTGATCAAGCCGTTAGGAGCCATCATGCCCGTGACAGAGATGCAAGCACGCTGGGTGACCCGTGTCTTCAAAG GCTTGTGTCGGTTGCCGCCTCAGTCTGTCATGGAGAAGGAAGTAAACGAGAAGAAGAAAAACCAGGTGCAAAG GTTCGGTCTGTCCTTTGACGAAGTCCTCAAAACCGATTGCCTTGTCTACACGGACAAGCTCGCCTCCTTCATCGGCGCCAAGCCCAGCGTGctggggctgctctgcagagACCCCCGGCTGGCCCTCACCGTTTTCTTCGGCCCCTGCACCCCCTACCAGTACCGgctggggggccccgggcgcTGGCAGGGGGCACGCCAGGCCATCCTCACCCAGTGGGACCGGACCCTGAAGCCCACAAGAACACGAGTccctgccagctcctccagcccctgcccttctCTCCTGACTGTGGTGGGGTTTCTCCTGCTCCTGGTTGCCCTGGTTTTTAGTTTCCAGTAG
- the LOC142085105 gene encoding flavin-containing monooxygenase 3-like, whose amino-acid sequence MVRRVAVVGAGVSGLAAIKCCLDEGLEPICFEQSEGIGGLWRYTDQAEEGRASIYRTVFTNSCKEMMCYPDFPFPNDHPNYMHNARLQHYICKYAEHFDLLRHIRFKTLVTKVRKRPDFSVTGQWEVVTQRDGKEETAVFDAVMVCSGHHVYPKLPLDEFPGIQKFKGCYFHSRDYKEPEKFRGKKVLVIGLGNSGCDIAVELSTVASQVYLSSRSGSWVMSRIWDNGYPWDMLVITRFQTWLGNILPRALSDWLYVRGMNRFFKHENFGLMPLNRTSRKEPVFNDDLPSRIACGVVVMKPNVKEFRETSVLFQDGTVQDDVDVVVFATGYSYSYPFMEDDSIIKSRDNQVTLYKGILPPQLKKPTMAVIGLVQSLGPTIPTVDLQCRWAIKVFQGQCTLPPVTEMMDDIDEKMGKKLKWYGSSTTLQTDYITYMDELASAIGVKPNVLKLLLTDPRLALEVFFGPCSPYQFRLMGPGKWSGARKAILSQWDRTLRTTQTRITPAAPTAFPCLTVLGLLFLPLLLLLATLYC is encoded by the exons ATGGTGCGGCGCGTGGCGGTGGTGGGCGCAGGCGTCAGCGGGCTGGCGGCCATCAAGTGCTGCCTGGACGAGGGGCTGGAGCCCATCTGCTTCGAGCAGAGTGAAGGCATCGGGGGGCTCTGGCGCTACACG GACCAGGCAGAAGAAGGCAGAGCCAGCATCTACCGCACCGTCTTCACCAACTCCTGCAAAGAGATGATGTGTTACCCCGACTTCCCCTTCCCCAACGACCACCCCAACTACATGCACAATGCCAGGCTCCAGCACTACATCTGCAAGTACGCTGAGCACTTTGACCTGCTCCGGCACATACGGTTCAAG accCTGGTCACCAAGGTTAGAAAACGCCCAGACTTTTCTGTGACGGGGCAATGGGAGGTGGTGACCCAGAGAGATGGGAAGGAAGAGACAGCGGTTTTCGACGCTGTTATGGTTTGCTCTGGGCATCACGTCTACCCAAAGCTCCCCCTCGACGAGTTCCCAG GAATACAGAAGTTTAAAGGCTGCTACTTCCACAGCCGAGACTACAAGGAGCCGGAGAAGTTCAGAGGGAAGAAGGTCCTGGTGATAGGCTTGGGCAACTCTGGCTGTGACATTGCCGTGGAGCTCAGCACCGTGGCATCACAG GTCTATCTGAGTTCCCGAAGCGGATCCTGGGTGATGAGTCGCATCTGGGACAACGGCTACCCCTGGGACATGCTGGTCATCACTCGTTTCCAGACCTGGCTGGGGAACATCCTCCCCAGGGCGCTCAGCGATTGGCTGTACGTGAGAGGCATGAACCGGTTCTTCAAGCACGAGAACTTCGGCCTCATGCCACTGAACAG AACTTCCCGCAAGGAGCCGGTGTTCAATGACGACCTCCCGAGCCGCATCGCTTGTGGCGTGGTGGTGATGAAGCCGAATGTGAAGGAATTTAGAGAGACGTCCGTCTTGTTCCAAGATGGGACTGTGCAGGATGACGTTGATGTGGTCGTCTTCGCCACTGGTTACAGTTACTCCTACCCTTTCATGGAGGATGATTCCATCATCAAAAGCAGGGACAATCAGGTCACGCTCTACAAAGGCATCCTCCCTCCTCAGCTCAAGAAGCCAACCATGGCAGTCATTGGGCTGGTCCAGTCCCTTGGACCCACCATTCCAACAGTGGACCTCCAGTGCCGCTGGGCAATCAAGGTGTTTCAGG GACAGTGCACGCTCCCCCCAGTCACTGAGATGATGGATGACATTGATGAGAAGATGGGGAAGAAGCTCAAGTG GTACGGGAGCAGCACCACGCTGCAGACGGATTATATTACCTACATGGACGAGCTGGCCTCGGCCATCGGCGTGAAGCCCAACGTGCTGAAGCTCCTGCTGACGGACCCGCGGCTGGCGCTGGAGGTCTTCTTTGGCCCCTGCAGCCCCTACCAGTTTCGGCTGATGGGCCCGGGGAAGTGGAGCGGGGCCAGAAAGGCCATCCTCAGCCAGTGGGACCGAACACTGCGGACCACGCAGACGCGCAtcacccccgccgcccccaccgcCTTCCCCTGCCTGACCGTGCTGGGGCTGCTCTtcctcccgctcctcctcctcctcgccaccCTTTACTGCTAG